In Mycolicibacterium mucogenicum DSM 44124, the following are encoded in one genomic region:
- the eccCa gene encoding type VII secretion protein EccCa, producing MSRLIFEARRRLPVPATRASVITIEPPPELPRLVPPSLLRRVLPYLIVILIVGMVVALVATGMRVISPQTLFFPFVLLLAATAFYRGSDNKTRTEEVDAERADYLRYLSVVRDNVRAQAAEQRAAREWSHPAPDQLAAIAGTRRQWERDPHDADYLVVRAGLHDARLETVLQVKDTAAEIDLEPVSHSALRGLLDVQRTVPAVPGGIDLAKVSRITVLGDADEVRGTLRAWIAQAVTWHDPALLGVGLAAADAEALESESWSWLKWLPHSDIPGQIDGVGPARYLTAGVPELATLLAGELSDRQPFGAADTTPLRHLLIVVDDPDADLGELLPRAGLAGVTVLQRGTEQPEYPDPDRPVLRVVDGRIERWAAAGWQPYFDVADDFSPHAAAHLARGLARWDSNPNRARSTGAGLATFGTLLGIPDAAALDVAGLWAPRSRAEELRVPIGVTATGEPLMFDLKDEAEGGMGPHGLMIGMTGSGKSQTLMSILLSLLTTHSAERLIVIYADFKGEAGADIFRDFPQVVAVISNMAEKRSLADRFADTLRGEVARREQLLMEAGRRVQGSAFNSVLEYEQSREKAAAAGIELPPIPTLLVVADEFSLMLADHPEYAELFDYVARKGRSFRIHILFASQTLDVGRIKDIDKNTSYRIGLKVASPSISRQIIGVEDAYHIEAGPEHKGEGFLVPTPGAVPVKFRSTYVDGIYDPPRAEKAVVVHAVPQPQLFPAGHVTPAPDTVIVTDEAPDLRPPRKLVTTIGEQLAQYGPQAPRLWLAPLDEPIALPELLAGTEIPAGHGRWPLGEIDRPFQMRRDPLVFDATSAAANLVIHGGPKSGKSTALQTFILSAAATHSPRAVTFYCLDYGGGGLRSLKPLAHVGSVASPLEPERIRRTFGELEQLLASRQARAAAGDGDVRDDGYGDVFLVIDNLYAFSRDNTDTFNSRNPLLSKVTELVNSGMAYGIHVVITTPNWLEVPLAMRDGLGLRLELKLADSRDSNVRSAGNPGVAALTRPADGVPADQPGRGLTMAAEHFLFAEPDLGAIAAINSRYPGQTAPPVRLLPTDLAPETLAPLYHSPETVVIGQREQDLAPVAVDFAANPLLMVLGDAKSGKTTLLRHLIRTVRDNSTPESVAFTVIDRRLHLVDEPLFPDNEYTPNVDRVTPAMLGLAALLEKRRPPAGLTAAELSGWTYRNGQGNHLHYLIIDDVDQIPDAPAVSGPFVGQRPWTALLGLLSQASELGLRVIVTARAAGSAHAVMTAPLLRRLNELQATTVMLSGNPQDSGRIRGHRFNRLPAGRAMVLGDSDEATYVQLINPLVADPITGRPTGTQRGEFH from the coding sequence GTGAGCCGTCTGATCTTCGAAGCGCGGCGCCGGCTGCCCGTCCCGGCAACCCGCGCGAGCGTCATCACCATCGAGCCGCCGCCGGAGCTGCCGCGGCTGGTGCCGCCGTCGTTGCTGCGCCGGGTGCTGCCCTACCTGATCGTCATCCTGATCGTCGGCATGGTCGTCGCCCTGGTGGCCACTGGCATGCGCGTCATCTCGCCGCAGACGCTGTTCTTCCCGTTCGTGCTCCTGCTGGCCGCCACCGCGTTCTACCGCGGCTCGGACAACAAGACCCGGACCGAGGAGGTCGACGCCGAGCGCGCCGACTACCTGCGCTACCTGTCGGTGGTTCGGGACAACGTGCGCGCCCAGGCTGCCGAGCAGCGTGCCGCCCGCGAGTGGTCCCACCCCGCGCCCGACCAGCTGGCCGCCATCGCGGGTACCCGCCGCCAGTGGGAGCGCGACCCGCACGACGCCGACTACCTGGTGGTGCGCGCCGGCTTGCACGACGCCCGCCTGGAGACGGTGCTGCAGGTCAAGGACACCGCGGCCGAGATCGATCTGGAGCCGGTGTCGCACAGCGCATTACGCGGACTGCTCGACGTGCAGCGGACGGTGCCCGCGGTGCCCGGCGGCATCGACCTGGCCAAGGTCTCGCGCATCACCGTGCTCGGCGATGCCGATGAGGTGCGGGGCACGCTGCGGGCCTGGATCGCGCAAGCGGTGACGTGGCACGACCCGGCCCTGCTCGGGGTCGGCCTGGCCGCGGCGGACGCCGAGGCGCTGGAATCGGAGTCGTGGTCGTGGCTGAAGTGGCTGCCGCACAGCGATATTCCGGGTCAGATCGACGGTGTCGGCCCGGCGCGCTACCTCACCGCCGGTGTCCCCGAGCTCGCGACCCTGCTGGCCGGTGAGCTCAGTGACCGGCAGCCGTTCGGCGCCGCGGACACCACACCGCTGCGGCACCTGCTGATCGTCGTGGACGACCCGGACGCCGACCTCGGTGAGCTGCTGCCGCGGGCCGGCCTGGCCGGTGTCACGGTGCTGCAGCGCGGCACGGAACAGCCGGAGTACCCGGATCCCGACCGCCCGGTGCTGCGCGTGGTCGACGGCCGTATCGAGCGGTGGGCGGCGGCCGGCTGGCAGCCGTATTTCGATGTCGCCGATGACTTCTCGCCGCATGCCGCGGCACACCTGGCCCGCGGTCTCGCGCGCTGGGACTCCAACCCGAACCGGGCCCGGAGCACCGGTGCCGGACTGGCCACCTTCGGCACCCTGCTGGGCATCCCGGATGCGGCCGCGCTGGACGTCGCCGGTCTGTGGGCGCCGCGCTCGCGGGCCGAAGAGCTCCGGGTGCCCATCGGTGTCACCGCCACCGGTGAGCCGCTGATGTTCGACCTGAAGGACGAGGCCGAAGGCGGCATGGGTCCGCACGGCCTGATGATCGGTATGACGGGCTCGGGCAAGTCGCAGACCCTGATGTCGATCCTGTTGTCGCTGTTGACGACCCACTCGGCCGAGCGCCTCATCGTCATCTACGCCGACTTCAAGGGCGAGGCCGGCGCCGACATCTTCCGGGACTTCCCGCAGGTGGTCGCCGTCATCTCGAACATGGCAGAGAAGCGCTCGCTGGCCGACCGGTTCGCGGACACCCTCCGCGGTGAGGTGGCCCGGCGTGAGCAGCTGCTGATGGAGGCCGGCCGCCGCGTGCAGGGCAGCGCCTTCAACTCGGTGCTGGAGTACGAACAATCGCGGGAAAAGGCAGCCGCGGCCGGCATTGAATTGCCGCCGATCCCGACGCTGCTGGTGGTCGCCGACGAGTTCTCCCTGATGCTCGCCGACCATCCCGAATACGCCGAGCTGTTCGATTACGTTGCCCGCAAGGGCCGCTCGTTCCGCATCCACATCCTGTTCGCGTCGCAGACGCTGGACGTGGGCCGGATCAAGGACATCGACAAGAACACCTCCTACCGCATCGGTCTGAAGGTCGCGAGCCCGTCGATCAGCCGGCAGATCATCGGCGTCGAGGACGCGTACCACATCGAGGCCGGTCCGGAACACAAGGGCGAGGGCTTCCTGGTCCCCACCCCGGGCGCCGTGCCGGTCAAGTTCCGCAGCACCTACGTGGACGGCATCTATGACCCGCCACGCGCCGAGAAAGCGGTTGTGGTGCACGCGGTTCCGCAGCCGCAACTGTTCCCGGCAGGTCATGTCACGCCGGCTCCCGACACGGTGATCGTCACCGATGAGGCACCCGATCTGCGGCCGCCCCGCAAGCTGGTCACCACCATCGGCGAGCAGTTGGCGCAGTACGGCCCGCAGGCGCCGCGCCTGTGGCTGGCCCCGCTCGACGAGCCGATCGCGCTGCCGGAGCTGTTGGCCGGCACCGAGATTCCCGCCGGCCACGGCCGGTGGCCGCTGGGCGAGATCGACCGGCCGTTCCAGATGCGCCGCGACCCGCTGGTCTTCGACGCCACGTCGGCCGCCGCCAATCTGGTCATCCACGGTGGGCCGAAGTCCGGTAAATCGACTGCGCTGCAGACGTTCATCCTGTCGGCGGCCGCGACCCACTCGCCGCGCGCGGTGACGTTCTACTGCCTCGACTACGGCGGCGGCGGACTGCGCTCGCTCAAGCCGCTGGCCCATGTCGGCAGCGTCGCGTCACCGCTGGAACCCGAGCGCATCCGTCGCACCTTCGGCGAGCTGGAGCAGCTGCTGGCATCGCGTCAGGCCCGAGCCGCCGCGGGTGACGGTGACGTGCGCGATGACGGCTACGGTGATGTGTTCCTGGTGATCGACAACCTGTACGCGTTCAGCCGCGACAACACCGACACGTTCAACAGCCGGAACCCGTTGCTGTCCAAGGTGACCGAACTCGTCAACAGCGGCATGGCCTACGGCATCCACGTGGTGATCACGACGCCGAACTGGCTCGAGGTGCCGCTGGCGATGCGCGACGGCCTGGGTCTGCGGCTCGAGCTCAAGCTGGCCGACTCGCGCGACAGCAACGTGCGGTCCGCAGGAAATCCGGGGGTGGCGGCCCTGACCCGTCCCGCCGACGGCGTCCCCGCCGACCAGCCGGGCCGCGGCCTGACCATGGCGGCCGAGCACTTCCTGTTCGCCGAACCGGATCTCGGTGCGATCGCCGCCATCAACTCCCGGTACCCCGGGCAGACGGCGCCTCCCGTGCGCCTGCTGCCGACGGACCTGGCCCCGGAAACCCTTGCGCCGCTGTATCACAGCCCCGAGACTGTCGTCATCGGTCAGCGCGAGCAGGACCTGGCCCCGGTCGCGGTGGACTTCGCGGCCAACCCGCTGCTGATGGTGCTGGGCGACGCCAAGTCCGGCAAGACCACACTGCTGCGGCACCTGATCCGCACGGTCCGGGACAACTCGACGCCGGAGTCGGTCGCGTTCACCGTGATCGACCGCAGGCTGCACCTGGTGGACGAGCCGTTGTTCCCGGATAACGAGTACACACCCAACGTCGACCGCGTCACCCCGGCGATGCTGGGACTGGCCGCACTGCTCGAAAAGCGCAGGCCCCCAGCGGGTCTGACGGCCGCCGAGCTGAGCGGATGGACATACCGGAACGGGCAGGGCAACCACCTGCACTATCTGATCATCGACGACGTCGACCAGATTCCGGATGCCCCCGCGGTCAGCGGTCCGTTCGTCGGCCAGCGGCCCTGGACGGCACTGCTGGGGCTGCTGTCCCAGGCGTCCGAGCTGGGTCTGCGGGTGATCGTCACCGCCCGGGCCGCCGGCTCGGCCCATGCGGTGATGACGGCTCCGTTGCTGCGCAGGCTCAATGAGCTGCAGGCGACCACCGTCATGCTGTCCGGCAACCCGCAGGACAGCGGCCGCATCCGCGGCCACCGGTTCAACCGGCTACCGGCCGGTCGGGCCATGGTGCTCGGCGACAGCGACGAGGCCACGTACGTCCAGTTGATCAATCCGCTGGTGGCCGACCCGATCACGGGGCGGCCCACCGGAACACAACGAGGGGAGTTCCACTGA